TGATGCTGGACGTGGCGGTCTACCCCCCAAACCTGATGAATTTCTCAGCAGCGATACTGTTTGGGAAGATATCCGCATTCGGGCTAGCAATACACAGCAAACAGCTTTAACCTCTACTGTAACGCCCATTGAACGTAAGACTGCATTAATTATGCCTGCGACAGGTTGGGTATTTAATAACGGCGAAGTCACGTTGATATCTCATACGCCCAAGTCTTCTGCTGCTTGGGTGAATTCCTCTAACTGTGTTGCTGGGAATAATTAAGGGTTTTAAACTAACCGCCAAGAATTATTTGCTCAGAATATCTAGCTGTGTTCTCTGCGCCTCTGCGTGAATTCCTTTTTTAAATCTATATTCACGACTAAATAAAATAACTATATTTATATGTATTCGTCACTAAAAAACTCTACATTCCAAAGTCCCAAATTTAAAAAATCAAATTTTATAAGTTGGCTGATATTTACATTTTTTTTATTCAACTTTCTCGCCTTCAAGTCACTAGCGCAAACTCCAACTAACCCACCCGTACAAGATATAGACCGCCAAATCGAACAACCTACTCCTCCAACGCCTACACTACCAAAACTGCCGAATCTCGACGAGTTATTTCCATCTCCACCTGTCACTACTCCCACACCTCCAACTGGCGAAACAGTTCCTAAAGATTTACCAAGAACAATTCAAGTAACTAGTTTTGATGTGATAGGTAGCACTGTATTTAATAAACAAGAATTAGATGCAGCACTCCAAGAATTTATCAATAAACCCATCTCTTTTGCTCAACTATTAGAAGCGGCAGATAAAATCACAGAACTATACGCTAAAGGTTGTCAAGCTGAAAAGAAAAATTCCGATTTACCTTGTTACGTTAACTCCGGCGCCTACATTCCTTCAGACCAAACTTTTAAAGTCGAAGGTGGTATAGTCAAAATTCAAGTTGTAGAAGGTAGTTTAGAAAGTATTGAGATTCGCGGTACAAGAAGACTCAATCCTAACTATGTGCGAAGTCGCCTAGCTTTAGCTACAGATAAGCCTTTAAATTTAAAGAAATTACTGCAAGCTTTACAACTATTACAGTTAGATCCATTAATTAAAAATATCTCTGCGGAATTAGGTAATGGTGTTAATCCTGGTGCGAGTGTATTATCCGTGCAAGTCGCGGAAGCAAAAACATTTAGCGCCCAAGTTAGTTTAGATAATAACCGTACACCAAGCATAGGTAGTTTTGAACGACAAATTCAACTTAACCAAGCAAATTTATTGGGGTTGGGAGATGGATTAAGCATTGGTTATGCAAACACTGATGGAAGTAATAGTGTAGATGTCAGCTATAAATTACCCATCAATCCTCGCAATGGCACTTTGCAATTTAATTATAGCTATGCATCCAGCAATGTAATTGAGGAACCTTTCAATATTTTAGATATTGAAGGTACTTCCCAAGAATACGGTGTTAGTTTTCGCCAACCATTAATACAAACTCCCACTACCGAATTTGCAGTTGGAATTAGTGCAACTCATCGAGATAGCGATGTCGGCTTTTTACAAGCACAGGTGGGAGAACGGCTTCCCTTTCCATCTGCGGGTGCAGATGCAAATGGAAAGACGAAAGCGACTATCTTGCGGTTGTTTCAAGACTGGACTCAGCGTAGTAGCAAACAAGTACTCGCGGCGCGATCGCAATTTAGTTTAGGTATAGATGCGTTAGATGCCACAATTAACGAAGATGCGCCCGATGGTCAATTTTTTACATGGCGCGGACAAGCGCAATGGGTGCGTCTGCTAGCACCAGAAACTTTATTTTTAGTACGTGCAGATATTCAATTAGCTGATAGACCCCTATTAGCCTCCGAACAGATGGGTTTGGGAGGACAAGCAACAGTTCGCGGTTATCGTCAAGACCAAAT
The genomic region above belongs to Calothrix sp. NIES-2098 and contains:
- a CDS encoding surface antigen D15 domain-containing protein, producing the protein MYSSLKNSTFQSPKFKKSNFISWLIFTFFLFNFLAFKSLAQTPTNPPVQDIDRQIEQPTPPTPTLPKLPNLDELFPSPPVTTPTPPTGETVPKDLPRTIQVTSFDVIGSTVFNKQELDAALQEFINKPISFAQLLEAADKITELYAKGCQAEKKNSDLPCYVNSGAYIPSDQTFKVEGGIVKIQVVEGSLESIEIRGTRRLNPNYVRSRLALATDKPLNLKKLLQALQLLQLDPLIKNISAELGNGVNPGASVLSVQVAEAKTFSAQVSLDNNRTPSIGSFERQIQLNQANLLGLGDGLSIGYANTDGSNSVDVSYKLPINPRNGTLQFNYSYASSNVIEEPFNILDIEGTSQEYGVSFRQPLIQTPTTEFAVGISATHRDSDVGFLQAQVGERLPFPSAGADANGKTKATILRLFQDWTQRSSKQVLAARSQFSLGIDALDATINEDAPDGQFFTWRGQAQWVRLLAPETLFLVRADIQLADRPLLASEQMGLGGQATVRGYRQDQILADNGFLATAELRYPVLRVPEIQGLLQVTPFIDFGTAWNFSQPGRTTLNPDTIASTGIGLLWQQNNLTARFDWGIPLGIDIPNKNTWQENGLYFSIIYTQPF